From one Flavobacterium kingsejongi genomic stretch:
- the rpsO gene encoding 30S ribosomal protein S15 — MYLTKEVKEEIFAKHGKSATNTGSAEGQIALFTFRIAHLTEHLKKNRHDYNTERSLVLLVGKRRSLLDYLKKKEINRYREIIKELNIRK, encoded by the coding sequence ATGTACTTAACTAAAGAAGTTAAAGAAGAAATTTTCGCTAAACACGGAAAATCGGCTACAAACACTGGTTCTGCAGAAGGACAAATTGCACTTTTCACTTTCAGAATTGCTCACTTAACTGAGCACTTGAAAAAGAACCGTCACGATTATAACACGGAGCGTTCCCTGGTACTTTTAGTAGGTAAGAGAAGAAGTCTTCTTGACTACCTTAAAAAGAAAGAGATCAACAGATATCGTGAGATTATCAAAGAATTGAATATTAGAAAATAA
- a CDS encoding GAF domain-containing protein, with the protein MTFEELRPKVLDILHHSNTLREEKLLQVCHLLKDNIDYYDWVGFYFKNGDKEELILGPYAGEPTDHTIIPFGKGICGQVAISNQNFVVPDVSAQDNYISCNISVKSEIVVPLFVNGENIGQIDIDSNIADTFDESDERFLEFVNAEIAKLF; encoded by the coding sequence ATGACTTTCGAAGAATTACGCCCTAAGGTTTTAGACATACTCCATCATAGTAACACCTTACGCGAAGAGAAATTATTACAGGTTTGCCATCTCTTAAAAGACAATATCGATTACTACGACTGGGTTGGATTTTATTTTAAGAATGGCGATAAGGAAGAACTAATCCTGGGCCCTTATGCCGGGGAACCAACAGACCATACTATAATTCCATTTGGGAAAGGCATCTGCGGGCAGGTGGCAATCTCCAACCAGAATTTTGTGGTGCCGGATGTTAGTGCACAGGACAATTATATTTCCTGCAATATTTCGGTTAAATCCGAAATTGTAGTGCCTTTATTTGTCAATGGGGAAAATATTGGCCAAATCGATATCGATTCTAACATTGCCGATACTTTTGACGAGTCCGATGAGCGCTTCTTAGAATTTGTAAATGCCGAAATAGCCAAACTTTTTTAG